A stretch of Trichomycterus rosablanca isolate fTriRos1 chromosome 8, fTriRos1.hap1, whole genome shotgun sequence DNA encodes these proteins:
- the slc25a5 gene encoding ADP/ATP translocase 2 — MSETAISFAKDFLAGGIAAAISKTAVAPIERVKLLLQVQHASKQITADKHYKGIMDCITRIPKEQGFMSFWRGNLANVIRYFPTQALNFAFKDKYKKVFLDGVDKRTQFWRYFAGNLASGGAAGATSLCFVYPLDFARTRLAADVGKAGADREFSGLGNCLAKISKSDGIKGLYQGFNVSVQGIIIYRAAYFGIYDTAKGMLPDPKNTHIVVSWMIAQTVTAVAGFASYPFDTVRRRMMMQSGRKGADIMYTGTMDCWKKIARDEGTKAFFKGAWSNVLRGMGGAFVLVLYDELKKVI, encoded by the exons ATGAGTGAGACCGCCATTTCCTTCGCCAAGGACTTCTTGGCCGGTGGTATTGCTGCAGCTATCTCCAAAACAGCTGTTGCTCCCATTGAGAGAGTGAAGCTGCTCCTTCAG GTCCAACATGCCAGCAAACAGATCACAGCTGATAAGCATTACAAGGGTATCATGGACTGTATCACCCGTATCCCCAAGGAGCAGGGATTCATGTCGTTCTGGAGAGGCAACTTGGCCAATGTCATCAGATACTTCCCAACCCAGGCCCTGAACTTTGCTTTCAAGGACAAGTACAAGAAGGTCTTTCTTGATGGCGTGGACAAGCGCACCCAGTTCTGGAGGTACTTTGCTGGTAACCTGGCCTCCGGTGGTGCTGCTGGTGCTACATCTCTGTGCTTCGTCTACCCCCTCGACTTCGCCAGAACCCGTCTGGCTGCAGATGTTGGCAAAGCTGGTGCAGATAGAGAATTTTCAGGATTGGGTAACTGCTTGGCGAAAATCTCCAAGTCTGATGGCATCAAGGGTCTGTACCAAGGTTTCAATGTGTCTGTACAGGGCATCATCATCTACAGAGCTGCTTACTTCGGCATCTACGACACTGCTAAGg GTATGCTTCCAGACCCCAAGAACACACACATTGTTGTAAGCTGGATGATTGCTCAGACAGTGACAGCCGTGGCTGGTTTTGCGTCCTACCCCTTCGACACCGTGCGTCGTCGTATGATGATGCAGTCTGGACGCAAAGGAG CTGACATCATGTACACTGGCACAATGGACTGCTGGAAAAAGATTGCACGTGATGAGGGTACCAAGGCCTTCTTCAAGGGAGCTTGGTCCAACGTTCTCAGAGGCATGGGTGGTGCCTTTGTGCTTGTTCTGTACGATGAGTTGAAGAAagttatttaa